A window of the Streptomyces sp. JB150 genome harbors these coding sequences:
- a CDS encoding Lrp/AsnC family transcriptional regulator, with product MDAVDRQLIQALRENGRASYAELGRLVGLSGPSVTDRINRLEAAGVITGYRATVDAASLGLGVTALIGISLSDAADHEDVARRLKDLPEIEDCWFIAGDDSFMLKVRATDVDGLEKIIRRLSGTRGVSRTRTTIVLSTKWENRVGELPEEVQA from the coding sequence ATGGACGCGGTGGACAGGCAGCTCATCCAGGCCCTCAGGGAGAACGGCCGGGCCTCCTACGCGGAGCTGGGACGCCTCGTCGGCCTGTCGGGCCCCAGCGTCACCGACCGCATCAACCGGCTGGAGGCGGCCGGTGTCATCACCGGCTACCGCGCCACCGTCGACGCCGCCTCGCTGGGCCTCGGCGTCACCGCCCTGATCGGCATCTCGCTCTCCGACGCCGCCGACCACGAGGACGTGGCCCGCCGGCTGAAAGACCTTCCCGAGATCGAGGACTGCTGGTTCATCGCCGGCGACGACTCGTTCATGCTCAAGGTGCGGGCGACCGACGTGGACGGCCTGGAGAAGATCATCCGGCGGCTGTCCGGGACCAGGGGCGTCTCCCGGACCCGTACCACCATCGTGCTCTCCACGAAGTGGGAGAACCGGGTGGGCGAACTGCCGGAAGAGGTCCAGGCGTAG
- the mqnE gene encoding aminofutalosine synthase MqnE: protein MDVGLKRELEEKVRSGERLTREDGIALYASDDLAWLGGLAHEVRTRKNGDVVHFNVNRHLNMTNVCTASCAYCSFQRKPGEKDAYTMRIEEAVKLAKAMESENLTELHIVNGLHPNLPWRYYPRSLRELKAALPNVSLKAFTATEIHHFETISGLSASEILDELIDAGLESLTGGGAEIFDWEVRQYIVDHRTHWEDWSRIHRLAHEKGLKTPCTMLYGHIEEPRHRVDHVLRLRELQDETGGFQVFIPLRYQHDFVDMKDGKIRNRLQARTTMATPAEALKTFAVSRLLFDNVQHVKVFWVMHGLQTAQLALQHGADDMDGSVVEYKITHDADNYGTPNKLTRDDLLDLIRDAGFRPVERNTRYEIIREFDGPDPARREAPQAMRV, encoded by the coding sequence ATGGACGTCGGGCTCAAGCGCGAGCTGGAGGAGAAGGTCCGCTCCGGTGAGCGGCTGACCCGCGAGGACGGCATCGCGCTGTACGCGTCGGACGACCTGGCCTGGCTCGGCGGACTCGCCCACGAGGTGCGCACCCGCAAGAACGGTGACGTCGTGCACTTCAACGTCAACCGGCACCTCAACATGACCAACGTGTGCACGGCCTCCTGCGCCTACTGCTCCTTCCAGCGCAAGCCGGGGGAGAAGGACGCGTACACGATGCGCATCGAGGAGGCCGTCAAGCTCGCCAAGGCGATGGAGTCGGAGAACCTGACCGAGCTGCACATCGTCAACGGGCTGCACCCGAACCTGCCGTGGCGGTACTACCCCCGCTCGCTGCGGGAGCTGAAGGCCGCGCTGCCGAACGTCTCCCTGAAGGCGTTCACCGCGACCGAGATCCACCACTTCGAGACGATCAGCGGGCTCAGCGCCTCCGAGATCCTGGACGAACTGATCGACGCCGGGCTGGAGTCGCTGACCGGCGGCGGCGCCGAAATCTTCGACTGGGAGGTCCGGCAGTACATCGTGGACCACCGCACCCACTGGGAGGACTGGTCCCGCATCCACCGCCTCGCGCACGAGAAGGGTCTGAAGACCCCGTGCACCATGCTCTACGGCCACATCGAGGAGCCCCGGCACCGGGTCGACCACGTGCTGCGGCTGCGCGAACTGCAGGACGAGACCGGCGGCTTCCAGGTCTTCATCCCGCTGCGCTACCAGCACGACTTCGTCGACATGAAGGACGGCAAGATCCGCAACCGGCTGCAGGCGCGGACCACCATGGCCACGCCGGCCGAGGCGCTGAAGACGTTCGCGGTCTCCCGGCTGCTGTTCGACAACGTCCAGCACGTCAAGGTGTTCTGGGTGATGCACGGGCTGCAGACCGCCCAGCTGGCGCTCCAGCACGGCGCCGACGACATGGACGGGTCGGTCGTCGAGTACAAGATCACCCATGACGCGGACAACTACGGCACGCCGAACAAGCTGACCCGCGACGATCTGCTGGACCTGATCCGGGACGCCGGGTTCCGGCCGGTGGAGCGGAACACCCGGTACGAGATCATCCGGGAGTTCGACGGGCCCGATCCCGCCCGGCGGGAAGCTCCGCAGGCCATGCGGGTGTGA
- a CDS encoding UbiX family flavin prenyltransferase, translating to MNAGESQRVPWIVGVSGASGTPYAAAVLRGLLEAGEAVDLVVSRASRLTLLDETGISFRDARWRDDLRDWLARGADGKPDTFEVGLDRVRYWSAGDLAAGPSSGSYPAKGMIIVPASTASVAGVALGLSKDLLQRAASVVLKERRPLVVAVREAPLTGQTLRHLVALDDAGAVVVPASPGFYAGATHIQDLVDFVAGRVLDAVGVSHTLYRRWEGELGGGSRDD from the coding sequence GTGAACGCAGGAGAATCGCAGCGCGTGCCTTGGATCGTGGGGGTGTCCGGGGCTTCCGGGACGCCGTACGCGGCGGCTGTGCTGCGTGGGCTGCTGGAGGCGGGGGAAGCGGTCGATCTCGTCGTCAGCCGGGCGTCGCGGCTGACGCTGCTGGACGAGACCGGGATCTCCTTCCGGGACGCGCGCTGGCGCGACGACCTGCGGGACTGGCTGGCGCGCGGGGCGGACGGGAAGCCGGACACCTTCGAGGTCGGCCTGGACCGCGTGCGGTACTGGAGCGCCGGGGACCTGGCCGCGGGGCCGTCCTCCGGGTCGTATCCGGCCAAGGGCATGATCATCGTGCCCGCGTCGACCGCCTCCGTCGCCGGAGTCGCGCTCGGGCTGTCCAAGGACCTGCTGCAGCGCGCCGCGAGTGTGGTGCTCAAGGAGCGGCGGCCGCTCGTCGTCGCCGTCCGCGAGGCGCCCCTGACCGGGCAGACGCTGCGGCACCTGGTCGCGCTGGACGACGCCGGCGCGGTCGTCGTCCCCGCCTCGCCCGGCTTCTACGCGGGCGCCACCCACATCCAGGACCTGGTCGACTTCGTCGCGGGCCGGGTCCTCGACGCGGTCGGCGTATCCCACACCCTCTACCGCCGCTGGGAGGGGGAACTCGGCGGCGGCTCCCGCGACGACTGA